One genomic region from Amycolatopsis sp. FBCC-B4732 encodes:
- a CDS encoding RNA polymerase sigma factor, whose product MTVADTRSTVETVWRIESPRLIAGLARMARGDVGLAEELAQDALVAALEQWPGSGVPRNPGAWLMTIAKRRAVDQFRRNERYAEKLEEVGRGQQLGEGVLPDFDAALDDHIEDDVLRLLFVACHPVLNTQARVALTLRMLGGLTTDEIARAFLVRESTIAQRIVRAKKALAAAKVPFEVPEGDERVARLSSVLEVLYLVFNEGYSATRGDDWMRPALCEEAMRLGRVLAALMPGESEVHGLVALMELQASRAKARTKPDGEPVLLLDQDRSRWDRFLIQHGLAALALSEQIAEGAYGPYSAQAAIAACHARARTPEATDWARIAALYEGLGKLQPSPVIELNRGVAVAMAHGPEAGLAVVDAVAADEALKDYHLLPSVRGDLLEKLGRLEEAEGEFRRAAEMTENARERELLLNRAKAVGA is encoded by the coding sequence GTGACGGTTGCGGACACCCGGAGCACGGTCGAAACGGTCTGGCGCATCGAGTCGCCGCGGCTCATCGCGGGGCTGGCCCGGATGGCCCGTGGCGACGTCGGTCTCGCCGAAGAGCTGGCGCAGGACGCGCTGGTCGCGGCGCTGGAGCAGTGGCCGGGGTCCGGCGTGCCGCGCAACCCCGGCGCGTGGCTGATGACCATCGCCAAGCGCCGCGCGGTCGACCAGTTCCGCCGCAACGAGCGGTACGCGGAGAAGCTCGAAGAGGTCGGCCGCGGCCAGCAGCTCGGCGAGGGCGTGCTGCCGGACTTCGACGCGGCCCTCGACGACCACATCGAGGACGACGTCCTCCGGCTGCTGTTCGTCGCCTGCCACCCGGTGCTGAACACGCAGGCAAGGGTCGCGCTGACGTTGCGCATGCTCGGCGGCCTGACGACCGACGAGATCGCGCGCGCGTTCCTGGTCCGCGAATCGACGATCGCCCAGCGGATCGTCCGCGCGAAGAAGGCGCTGGCGGCGGCGAAGGTCCCGTTCGAGGTCCCGGAGGGCGACGAGCGCGTCGCCCGCCTGTCGTCCGTGCTCGAGGTCCTCTACCTGGTGTTCAACGAGGGCTACTCGGCCACCCGCGGCGACGACTGGATGCGCCCGGCGCTGTGCGAGGAGGCGATGCGCCTCGGCCGCGTGCTCGCCGCGCTCATGCCGGGCGAGTCCGAGGTCCACGGCCTGGTCGCGCTGATGGAGCTGCAGGCGTCCCGCGCGAAGGCCCGCACCAAGCCCGACGGCGAGCCGGTGCTGCTGCTCGACCAGGACCGTTCCCGCTGGGACCGGTTCCTGATCCAGCACGGCCTGGCGGCGCTGGCCCTGTCGGAGCAGATCGCCGAAGGGGCGTACGGGCCGTACTCCGCGCAGGCGGCGATCGCGGCCTGCCACGCCCGCGCCCGGACCCCGGAGGCGACGGACTGGGCGCGGATCGCGGCGTTGTACGAAGGCCTCGGCAAGCTCCAGCCGTCGCCGGTGATCGAGCTGAACCGCGGGGTCGCGGTGGCGATGGCGCACGGGCCGGAAGCGGGACTGGCGGTGGTGGACGCGGTCGCGGCGGACGAGGCGCTGAAGGACTACCACCTGCTGCCGAGCGTCCGCGGCGACCTGCTGGAGAAGCTCGGCCGGCTGGAAGAGGCGGAGGGCGAGTTCCGCCGGGCGGCGGAGATGACGGAGAACGCCCGCGAGCGCGAGCTGCTCCTCAACCGCGCGAAGGCCGTCGGCGCTTAG
- a CDS encoding NADP-dependent oxidoreductase, whose amino-acid sequence MSRAVVYEEFGGPEVLELREVPEPHAGPGEVRVRVTAAGLNPMDWGLAARPEAAAQFGITLPSGFGYDFAGVVDEVGPGATGFALGDRVHGGALGRAVADFVVIEVPGSLFPTPDGIGDEVASTLPVAGSSAAAALAAIGLRSGDTVLIGGAAGGVGIFAVQLAKLAGARVIGTASESTFGFLRELGAEPVTYGPGLADRVRALGVTAATDLFGTETAEAALAIGVPPERISTIAAGPTPPGGVRATGGADAEPGELARITTAIVDGQLTVPIAAVFPVEKIRDAVALQAGRHVHGKVVVTL is encoded by the coding sequence GTGAGCCGAGCCGTCGTCTACGAAGAGTTCGGTGGTCCCGAAGTCCTGGAGCTGCGCGAGGTGCCGGAACCGCACGCCGGCCCGGGCGAAGTGCGCGTCCGCGTCACCGCGGCCGGGCTGAACCCGATGGACTGGGGCCTCGCCGCCCGGCCCGAAGCCGCGGCGCAGTTCGGCATCACGCTGCCGTCGGGCTTCGGGTACGACTTCGCCGGCGTGGTCGACGAGGTCGGGCCCGGCGCCACCGGGTTCGCCCTCGGCGACCGCGTCCACGGCGGCGCGCTCGGCCGGGCCGTCGCCGACTTCGTCGTCATCGAGGTGCCCGGTTCGCTCTTCCCGACGCCGGACGGGATCGGCGACGAAGTGGCGAGCACGCTCCCGGTGGCCGGCTCCTCGGCGGCCGCGGCGCTGGCGGCGATCGGGCTGCGGTCCGGCGACACCGTCCTGATCGGCGGGGCCGCCGGCGGCGTCGGCATCTTCGCCGTCCAGCTCGCGAAGCTCGCCGGTGCCCGGGTGATCGGGACGGCGTCGGAGAGCACGTTCGGCTTCCTGCGCGAGCTCGGCGCCGAGCCGGTCACCTACGGCCCCGGGCTGGCGGACCGCGTCCGGGCGCTCGGCGTGACCGCGGCGACGGACCTGTTCGGCACCGAGACGGCCGAGGCCGCGCTGGCCATCGGCGTCCCGCCCGAGCGGATCTCCACGATCGCCGCCGGCCCCACCCCGCCCGGCGGCGTGCGGGCGACCGGGGGCGCCGACGCGGAACCGGGCGAGCTCGCGAGGATCACCACGGCGATCGTCGACGGGCAGCTCACCGTGCCGATCGCCGCGGTCTTCCCGGTCGAGAAGATCCGCGACGCCGTCGCCCTGCAGGCCGGCCGGCACGTGCACGGCAAGGTCGTCGTCACGCTCTGA
- a CDS encoding IclR family transcriptional regulator, producing MGPERGLENSGTLERGLAVLEHVGRHQEISTNAIARQLGLSRSAAYRIVGTLKNLEYLEADQITGRVRLGTRLVELGARAMAATDLHRCAPRYLASLAERSGETTYLAVPDNDTMVYVATERSASAVTLACRLGTRRPQHATSLGKAWLAALPEVDRAERVRRMKLDSLTLKTIIDPHRLLDELARTSRRGWAIDEVENEPDVGCVAAAVRDHSGRPIAAISIAGPAPRVLRRLDELGASVAGTAAALSLRLGFVRSRPA from the coding sequence GTGGGACCGGAGCGCGGGCTGGAGAACAGCGGAACTCTCGAACGCGGACTCGCGGTGCTGGAGCACGTGGGCCGGCACCAGGAGATTTCCACCAATGCGATCGCGCGGCAACTGGGGCTTTCCCGCAGTGCCGCGTACCGGATCGTCGGCACCTTGAAGAACCTCGAATACCTCGAAGCCGACCAGATCACCGGCCGCGTGCGGCTGGGGACGCGGCTGGTCGAGCTCGGCGCCCGCGCGATGGCGGCGACCGACCTGCACCGGTGCGCGCCGCGCTACCTCGCGTCGCTCGCGGAGCGCTCGGGTGAGACGACGTACCTAGCGGTGCCGGACAACGACACGATGGTCTACGTCGCCACCGAACGCAGCGCCAGCGCGGTGACGCTCGCCTGCCGCCTCGGCACGCGCCGCCCGCAGCACGCGACGTCGCTCGGGAAGGCGTGGCTCGCCGCGCTGCCGGAGGTCGACCGCGCCGAGCGCGTCCGCCGGATGAAGCTGGATTCGCTGACGCTGAAGACGATCATCGACCCCCACCGGCTCCTGGACGAGCTCGCGCGCACGAGCCGGCGCGGCTGGGCGATCGACGAGGTGGAGAACGAGCCGGACGTCGGGTGCGTGGCGGCCGCGGTCCGCGACCACTCCGGCAGGCCGATCGCGGCGATCAGCATCGCGGGACCGGCACCGCGGGTGCTGCGGCGCTTGGACGAGCTGGGCGCATCGGTGGCCGGCACGGCTGCGGCGCTGTCGCTGAGGTTGGGTTTCGTCCGGAGCCGCCCCGCCTGA
- a CDS encoding HD family hydrolase produces MTSEALASFGYELGLLKRIRRSGWWHAGVRDPESVGEHSLRAAQLAALLAAEEGASPERAAFLALWHDTQETRTGDLPLTAVEYLRKPEPREITADQTAALPKKSRELVREAVDEYESRATAEALCAKDADKLEMLLQALEYRDIGVRPVDEWIASATKGLKTATAKKIAEAALTLSPLSWRGR; encoded by the coding sequence ATGACCTCTGAAGCGCTGGCCTCGTTCGGGTACGAGCTCGGCCTCCTGAAGCGGATCCGGCGGTCGGGCTGGTGGCACGCGGGTGTGCGCGACCCCGAGTCGGTCGGCGAGCACAGCCTCCGCGCGGCCCAGCTGGCGGCGCTGCTCGCGGCGGAAGAAGGCGCGTCCCCGGAGCGGGCGGCGTTCCTCGCGCTGTGGCACGACACGCAGGAGACGCGCACGGGCGACCTCCCGCTGACGGCGGTGGAGTACCTGCGCAAGCCGGAACCGCGCGAGATCACCGCCGACCAGACGGCCGCGCTGCCGAAGAAGTCGCGCGAGCTGGTGCGCGAGGCGGTGGACGAGTACGAGAGCCGTGCGACGGCGGAAGCGTTGTGCGCGAAGGACGCGGACAAGCTGGAGATGCTGCTGCAGGCCCTGGAGTACCGCGATATCGGCGTGCGCCCGGTGGACGAGTGGATCGCGTCGGCGACGAAGGGGCTGAAGACGGCAACGGCGAAGAAGATCGCGGAAGCGGCGTTGACGTTGTCGCCGCTTTCGTGGCGGGGCCGCTAG
- a CDS encoding TetR/AcrR family transcriptional regulator, translated as MARWQPNAPERLSKAALELFAERGYEDTTVIDIAERAGLTKSTFFRHFQDKREVLFGGGTLAGLLAGAVAAAPETASPLDVVTDAVAAVGREVFTPERREFGALRRAVIDANPELREREALKGLTLTATLADALRRRGVPELTACVAAELGALAMKLAHEHWSAGGDFGESARQAMADVRAAVDLSGRS; from the coding sequence ATGGCCCGCTGGCAACCGAACGCCCCGGAGCGGCTGAGCAAAGCCGCGCTGGAACTGTTCGCCGAGCGCGGCTACGAGGACACGACGGTGATCGACATCGCCGAGCGCGCCGGATTGACGAAGAGCACCTTCTTCCGGCACTTCCAGGACAAGCGCGAAGTGCTCTTCGGCGGCGGCACGCTGGCCGGCCTGCTCGCCGGAGCGGTCGCCGCGGCACCGGAAACCGCCAGCCCGCTCGACGTGGTGACGGACGCCGTGGCCGCGGTCGGCCGCGAGGTCTTCACGCCGGAGCGCCGCGAGTTCGGCGCGCTCCGGCGGGCGGTGATCGACGCCAACCCGGAACTGCGGGAGCGCGAAGCCCTGAAGGGCCTGACCCTCACGGCGACGCTGGCCGACGCGCTGAGACGGCGTGGCGTCCCGGAGCTGACGGCGTGCGTCGCCGCGGAACTGGGCGCGCTCGCGATGAAGCTCGCCCACGAACACTGGAGCGCCGGCGGCGACTTCGGCGAATCCGCGCGGCAGGCCATGGCCGACGTCCGGGCGGCCGTCGACCTTTCCGGGCGTTCGTGA
- a CDS encoding YciI family protein — translation MRFMVIVKQNEESEAGKGPSAELLAEMGKFNEEMVKAGILLAGEGLTPSSQGARVVFSGSEDPKVVDGPFAETKELVGGFWILQCRDREECIEWIKRMPNPDGQAGEVEIRRVAEASDFENMTPEVEELEGRLRAQSAQES, via the coding sequence ATGCGGTTCATGGTGATCGTCAAGCAGAACGAAGAGTCCGAGGCGGGCAAGGGCCCGAGTGCGGAACTGCTCGCCGAAATGGGCAAGTTCAACGAGGAGATGGTCAAGGCCGGCATCCTGCTCGCCGGTGAAGGCCTCACGCCGAGCTCGCAGGGGGCGCGCGTGGTGTTCTCCGGCAGCGAGGACCCCAAGGTCGTCGACGGCCCGTTCGCCGAGACCAAGGAGCTCGTCGGCGGCTTCTGGATCCTGCAGTGCCGCGACCGCGAAGAGTGCATCGAGTGGATCAAGCGGATGCCCAACCCCGACGGCCAGGCCGGCGAGGTCGAGATCCGGCGCGTCGCCGAGGCGTCCGACTTCGAGAACATGACGCCCGAGGTCGAGGAGCTGGAAGGGCGGCTGCGCGCGCAGAGCGCCCAGGAGTCGTGA
- a CDS encoding YciI family protein, with amino-acid sequence MRFLVMVKATADTEAAGYQPTAEELTEMTKFNARLLDEGRIELAEGLTSSAEGVRVLFAGDAEPKVIDGPFAETKELIAGFWVLNGESLEDVVALMKQAPNPNPEVKSGVMEIRPIAE; translated from the coding sequence ATGCGGTTCCTCGTGATGGTCAAGGCCACCGCCGACACCGAGGCGGCCGGGTACCAGCCCACGGCCGAGGAACTGACCGAAATGACGAAGTTCAACGCCCGGCTGCTGGACGAAGGCCGGATCGAGCTGGCCGAGGGGCTCACCTCCAGCGCCGAGGGCGTCCGCGTCCTCTTCGCGGGGGACGCCGAGCCGAAGGTCATCGACGGGCCGTTCGCGGAGACGAAGGAGCTGATCGCCGGGTTCTGGGTGCTGAACGGCGAGTCGCTCGAAGACGTCGTCGCGCTGATGAAGCAGGCGCCCAACCCGAATCCCGAGGTGAAGAGCGGCGTGATGGAGATCCGCCCGATCGCCGAGTAG
- a CDS encoding type 1 glutamine amidotransferase — MAESVVHIGLLLPEVLGTYGDTGNAQVLCRRLRWRGFDAEVVPVGLGEPVPSTLDLYLLGGGEDGAQALAAAHLRRHWRTRSSGAVVFGVCAGLQVLGTRFRGLDGVEHDGLGLLDVTTEPGERRAVAELVASSSGLLPEPLTGFENHLGVSKLGADSEPLGTVLRGTGNGDGTEGAVTDRVVGTYLHGPALARNPALADLLLSWVAGHPMPPLELPEVDRLRTERLTATRRRR, encoded by the coding sequence GTGGCTGAGTCGGTCGTCCACATCGGACTGTTGCTGCCGGAGGTGCTCGGCACCTACGGCGACACCGGCAACGCGCAGGTGCTCTGCCGCCGGCTGCGGTGGCGCGGGTTCGACGCCGAGGTCGTCCCGGTCGGGCTGGGCGAGCCGGTACCGTCCACTTTGGACCTGTACCTGCTCGGCGGCGGCGAGGACGGCGCCCAGGCGCTGGCCGCCGCGCACCTGCGCAGGCACTGGCGGACGCGCTCGAGCGGCGCGGTGGTCTTCGGCGTCTGCGCGGGCCTGCAGGTGCTCGGCACCCGCTTCCGCGGCCTCGACGGCGTCGAGCACGACGGCCTCGGCCTCCTCGACGTCACCACGGAACCCGGCGAGCGGCGCGCGGTGGCGGAGCTGGTGGCGTCGTCGTCGGGGCTGCTGCCCGAGCCGCTCACGGGCTTCGAGAACCACCTGGGCGTGAGCAAGCTCGGCGCGGACAGCGAGCCGCTCGGCACGGTGCTGCGCGGCACGGGCAACGGCGACGGGACCGAGGGCGCGGTGACGGACCGGGTGGTGGGGACGTACCTGCACGGCCCGGCCCTGGCCCGCAACCCGGCGCTGGCGGACCTGCTGCTGAGCTGGGTGGCGGGGCACCCGATGCCCCCGCTGGAGCTCCCGGAGGTCGACCGCCTGCGCACGGAACGCCTGACAGCCACCCGCCGACGCCGATGA
- a CDS encoding small ribosomal subunit Rsm22 family protein, protein MAVLPDDLSSALDEELARHPVGRLSQSVDRLSARYRQGDAATSPILASEVDVAAYAGYRMPATYAAVHAVLAEAASRAPGFEPRTQVDVGGGTGAAVWAAAAVWPSLAKCAVVEQVAGAIGLGKRLAANALQAPVRNAEWRRGFVDPAAPAPEADLVTLSYVLGELPGATRPDVVRWLAAKAEAVALIEPGTPAGYERIRAARAELIDLGLHVVAPCPHDAACPIEPGKDWCHFAARLPRSGLHRRLKAATLGFEDEKFAYVVAARFTPERPDARIIRHPKKHKGWVALDLCTGDGLKPGVAVSKKQGPRYRAARDAEWGDGWSST, encoded by the coding sequence GTGGCGGTACTCCCCGACGATCTCTCCTCCGCGCTCGACGAAGAGCTGGCCAGGCACCCCGTGGGCCGGCTGAGCCAGTCCGTCGACCGGCTCAGCGCGCGCTACCGCCAAGGTGACGCGGCGACCTCGCCGATCCTGGCCTCTGAAGTCGACGTCGCCGCGTACGCCGGCTACCGGATGCCGGCCACCTACGCCGCCGTACACGCTGTGCTCGCCGAAGCCGCTTCGCGCGCTCCGGGCTTCGAGCCGCGTACGCAGGTCGACGTCGGCGGGGGTACCGGGGCGGCGGTGTGGGCGGCCGCGGCCGTGTGGCCGTCGCTGGCGAAGTGCGCCGTCGTGGAGCAGGTCGCCGGCGCGATCGGGCTCGGGAAGCGGCTGGCCGCGAACGCGCTCCAGGCGCCGGTCCGGAACGCGGAGTGGCGGCGTGGGTTCGTCGACCCGGCCGCCCCGGCGCCGGAAGCGGACCTCGTCACGCTCTCCTACGTGCTGGGCGAACTCCCGGGAGCCACCCGCCCGGACGTCGTGCGCTGGCTGGCGGCGAAGGCGGAAGCGGTCGCGCTGATCGAGCCGGGCACCCCGGCGGGCTACGAGCGGATCCGCGCCGCCCGCGCCGAGCTGATCGACCTCGGGCTGCACGTCGTCGCGCCCTGCCCGCACGACGCCGCCTGCCCGATCGAGCCCGGCAAGGACTGGTGCCACTTCGCCGCGCGCCTCCCGCGGTCGGGCCTGCACCGGCGGTTGAAGGCCGCGACACTCGGGTTCGAGGACGAGAAGTTCGCGTACGTCGTCGCGGCGCGGTTCACGCCGGAGCGCCCGGACGCGCGGATCATCCGGCACCCGAAGAAGCACAAGGGCTGGGTCGCGCTCGACCTGTGCACCGGCGACGGCTTGAAGCCGGGTGTCGCGGTCTCGAAGAAGCAGGGCCCGAGGTACCGCGCGG
- a CDS encoding L-lactate permease translates to MTWIQDYQPAGGLWVSALLAALPIVVLLVALGVVRFSAHLSAALALVTALGVALLLYRMPAALAFDSAAMGVLFGIWSVAWIAFHAVYFHNVTVATGRFDSIKRVLAGFSEDRRLQALLIAFAFGALLEGVAGGGSPIAITAAMMAALGFPPVKAVVLALLANTAPVAFGGLGNPLIVLGRLTAPIMHLKQDQATELFSAMVGRQVPVLALIIPAFLVVVLAGWKRMLEVWPAVLTAGFAFAAMQFVASNYISASLVDVLAALTAMAALWVLTRFWQPAAVWRFEGEESAVSTAEKSDRRALHAWMPYIILILAIFLSRIGTIFKNLPTWLDLTKLLHKADWIFAWPGLHNHVIQHPPITAKNAPYAATFTVDFLFSPGTVALIAAVIAGFAMGARPKLLLETYRRTLVQMRWALATIFMILAIAFVMNYSGATQTLGLALATTGAVFPLFSAYIGWLGVFLTGSDASTNSLFGPMQVISAQQLNLNPILAGATNTSGGVMGKMISPQNLSIGATAIGQSGKEGSLLRQTFLWSLLLTAVVGVISLLQATILTAMIPSP, encoded by the coding sequence GTGACCTGGATCCAGGACTACCAGCCGGCGGGTGGGCTGTGGGTGTCCGCGCTGCTCGCCGCGCTGCCGATCGTCGTGCTGCTCGTCGCGCTCGGCGTCGTCCGCTTCTCCGCGCACCTCTCGGCCGCGCTCGCGCTGGTCACCGCGCTCGGCGTCGCCCTTCTGCTGTACCGGATGCCGGCCGCACTGGCGTTCGACTCCGCCGCGATGGGTGTGCTGTTCGGGATCTGGTCGGTGGCCTGGATCGCGTTCCACGCCGTGTACTTCCACAACGTCACGGTGGCGACCGGCCGGTTCGACTCGATCAAGCGGGTGCTCGCCGGGTTCAGCGAAGACCGGCGGCTCCAGGCCCTTCTGATCGCGTTCGCCTTCGGCGCGCTCCTCGAAGGCGTCGCGGGTGGTGGGTCGCCGATCGCGATCACCGCGGCGATGATGGCCGCGCTCGGGTTTCCGCCGGTGAAGGCCGTTGTGCTGGCGTTGCTCGCGAACACCGCGCCGGTCGCGTTCGGCGGGCTCGGCAACCCGCTGATCGTGCTCGGCAGGCTGACCGCGCCGATCATGCACCTCAAGCAGGACCAGGCCACCGAGCTGTTCTCGGCCATGGTCGGGCGGCAGGTTCCGGTGCTGGCGCTGATCATCCCGGCGTTCCTCGTCGTCGTCCTGGCCGGCTGGAAGCGCATGCTCGAGGTGTGGCCGGCCGTGCTGACCGCCGGGTTCGCTTTCGCCGCCATGCAGTTCGTCGCGTCCAACTACATCAGCGCCAGCCTCGTCGACGTCCTCGCCGCGCTCACCGCGATGGCCGCGCTCTGGGTGCTGACGCGGTTCTGGCAGCCCGCGGCGGTGTGGCGGTTCGAAGGTGAAGAAAGCGCTGTCTCGACCGCCGAAAAATCCGACCGGCGCGCGCTCCACGCGTGGATGCCCTACATCATCCTGATCCTCGCGATCTTCCTGTCGCGGATCGGCACGATCTTCAAGAACCTGCCCACCTGGCTGGACCTGACGAAGCTGCTGCACAAGGCGGACTGGATCTTCGCCTGGCCGGGCCTGCACAACCACGTCATCCAGCACCCGCCGATCACGGCGAAGAACGCGCCCTACGCGGCGACGTTCACGGTGGACTTCCTGTTCTCACCCGGCACGGTGGCGCTGATCGCGGCGGTCATCGCCGGCTTCGCGATGGGCGCGCGGCCGAAGCTGCTGCTCGAGACGTACCGGCGGACGCTGGTCCAGATGCGCTGGGCGCTCGCGACGATCTTCATGATCCTGGCCATCGCGTTCGTGATGAACTACTCGGGCGCGACGCAGACGCTGGGCCTGGCCCTGGCGACGACCGGCGCGGTCTTCCCGCTGTTCTCCGCCTACATCGGCTGGCTGGGCGTGTTCCTGACCGGCTCGGACGCGTCGACGAACAGCCTGTTCGGCCCGATGCAGGTGATCTCGGCGCAGCAGCTGAACCTGAACCCGATCCTGGCCGGCGCGACCAACACGTCCGGCGGCGTGATGGGCAAGATGATCTCCCCGCAGAACCTGTCGATCGGCGCGACGGCGATCGGCCAGAGCGGCAAGGAGGGCTCGCTGCTGCGGCAGACGTTCCTCTGGTCCCTGCTGCTGACGGCCGTGGTCGGCGTGATCTCCCTCCTGCAGGCGACGATCCTGACGGCGATGATCCCGTCGCCCTAG
- a CDS encoding MurT ligase domain-containing protein has protein sequence MTVRNPFRTRASVAAGRLTAWLSRSSGLGRGGMIGGRVTLALDPRALGRLGRERTVVVVTGTNGKTTTSLMLTRALEALAEVAANTDGSNMPDGVLAALAARPDAPYAVLEVDEAHVPWVAEQLQPAVLVLLNLSRDQLDRVGEVRATERDLRAALAELPGTVVVANCDDVLVTSAATAAARPVWVSTGRRWTGDSTACPRCDGLVGFRGKDWSCGCGLARPEPGWTLDGDLVRTPGGREVDLDLRLPGDANRANAALALAAAHRLGVPPHTAAARLRTITDIGGRYRTIRRSRHSVRLMLAKNPAGWVETLRVLDEDTPVIVAVNAQEADGRDLSWLWDVHFERLRGRQVVVTGERGADLAVRLCYAEVAHWIEPDPVAAIDGLPPGAVELVANYTAFRDLVGRLPGG, from the coding sequence ATGACCGTCCGAAACCCCTTCCGCACCCGTGCGTCCGTGGCCGCCGGCCGGCTGACCGCTTGGCTGTCCCGCAGTTCGGGGCTCGGCCGCGGCGGCATGATCGGCGGCCGCGTCACGCTCGCCCTCGACCCGCGGGCACTGGGCCGGCTCGGCCGGGAGCGGACCGTCGTGGTGGTCACCGGCACGAACGGCAAGACGACGACGTCGCTCATGCTCACCCGCGCGCTCGAAGCGCTGGCCGAGGTCGCCGCCAACACGGACGGCTCGAACATGCCCGACGGCGTCCTCGCCGCGCTGGCCGCCCGCCCGGACGCGCCGTACGCGGTCCTCGAAGTCGACGAGGCCCACGTGCCGTGGGTGGCGGAGCAGCTCCAGCCCGCCGTGCTCGTGCTGCTGAACCTCAGCCGCGACCAGCTCGACCGCGTCGGCGAGGTCCGCGCCACCGAACGCGACCTGCGGGCGGCGCTGGCGGAGCTGCCGGGCACGGTGGTCGTCGCGAACTGCGACGACGTCCTCGTGACGTCCGCCGCGACGGCGGCCGCGCGGCCGGTGTGGGTGAGCACCGGGCGGCGCTGGACCGGCGACTCGACGGCGTGCCCGCGCTGCGACGGCCTGGTCGGGTTCCGCGGCAAGGACTGGAGCTGCGGCTGCGGGCTGGCTCGTCCGGAACCCGGCTGGACCCTCGACGGCGACCTCGTCCGCACGCCCGGCGGCCGCGAGGTCGACCTCGACCTGCGGCTGCCGGGGGACGCGAACCGGGCGAACGCGGCGCTCGCGCTGGCCGCGGCGCACCGGCTCGGCGTGCCGCCGCACACCGCGGCCGCCCGGCTGCGGACGATCACCGACATCGGCGGCCGCTACCGCACGATCCGCCGTTCGCGGCACTCCGTGCGGCTGATGCTGGCGAAGAACCCGGCCGGCTGGGTCGAAACGCTGCGCGTGCTGGACGAGGACACGCCGGTGATCGTCGCGGTGAACGCGCAGGAAGCGGACGGGCGCGACCTGTCCTGGCTGTGGGACGTGCACTTCGAGCGGCTGCGCGGGCGTCAGGTGGTGGTCACCGGCGAGCGCGGCGCCGACCTCGCCGTCAGGCTCTGCTACGCCGAAGTCGCGCACTGGATCGAGCCGGACCCGGTGGCCGCGATCGACGGCCTCCCGCCCGGCGCCGTCGAGCTGGTCGCCAACTACACGGCGTTCCGCGACCTGGTCGGGCGGCTGCCCGGTGGCTGA